The following are encoded in a window of Telmatobacter sp. DSM 110680 genomic DNA:
- a CDS encoding arginine deiminase family protein: protein MFTKAILRIPGSNFADGLTTVELGTPHLDEVLAQHAHYCDALRECGLELTILAPDLRHPDSTFVEDAAILTPQVAILTRPGAASRLGEVAAIRPTVENFYSRTLAIDPPGTVDGGDICEAEDHFFIGISQRTNREGARQLAAYLNSLGYTASTIDIRSMTSILHLKSGISYIGDDTLVVMEEMAENSQFNSEFARFNLIRVSSAESYAANCVRVNDRVLIAEGFPHLRDELIARGFNPLVLNMSEFQKMDGGLSCLSLRF, encoded by the coding sequence TTGTTTACCAAGGCCATTCTTCGCATCCCCGGCAGTAACTTCGCCGACGGCCTCACCACCGTTGAGCTCGGTACTCCCCATCTCGACGAAGTGCTTGCCCAGCACGCTCACTATTGCGATGCTCTGCGCGAATGTGGGCTCGAACTCACCATTCTCGCGCCCGACCTCCGCCACCCCGACTCTACGTTCGTCGAAGATGCAGCGATCCTTACTCCCCAAGTCGCTATCCTCACCCGACCCGGCGCTGCCAGCCGTTTGGGCGAAGTCGCTGCCATCCGTCCAACTGTCGAGAATTTCTACTCCCGCACTCTAGCTATCGATCCGCCCGGCACCGTCGACGGCGGCGACATCTGCGAAGCGGAAGATCATTTCTTCATCGGGATTTCGCAGCGCACCAACAGGGAAGGCGCGCGCCAGCTCGCCGCATATCTCAATTCGCTTGGCTACACCGCGTCCACCATCGACATCCGTTCCATGACGTCGATCCTGCATCTGAAAAGCGGCATCAGCTACATCGGCGACGACACTCTCGTCGTCATGGAAGAGATGGCGGAGAATTCCCAGTTCAATTCCGAGTTCGCTCGCTTCAATCTCATCCGCGTCTCATCCGCCGAGAGCTACGCCGCAAACTGTGTCCGCGTGAACGATCGCGTCCTGATCGCTGAAGGCTTTCCACACCTCCGCGACGAGCTGATAGCGCGTGGCTTCAACCCTCTCGTGCTCAACATGTCAGAGTTTCAAAAAATGGATGGTGGCCTAAGCTGCCTCTCCCTGCGTTTCTAG
- the alaS gene encoding alanine--tRNA ligase → MQFRTGNEIRELFLRFFETKGHRRVHSSSLVPANDPTLLFTNAGMNQFKDLFLGAEKREYSRATTSQKCVRAGGKHNDLENVGFTRRHHTFFEMLGNFSFGDYFKRDAIAYAWELVTSEQWMGIPKERLYVTIFEGADGVPRDDEAEKFWMETGVPKERIFQYGLKDNFWQMGETGPCGPCSEIFYDMGIEAAETPGVDLPFGKDEARYVEIWNLVFMQFDRSAVADALGKTSSYKLTPLPKPSIDTGMGLERVAAVLQGKVTNFETDLFVPLIKKAAELTNFYHNPLATSGGLPVRDMAEIQEDALVQNASLRIISDHARAAAFLINDGVLPSNEGRGYVLRKILRRGIRHGRLLGQEKPFLNQMVFAVRDLMQGAYPELIDSASRVAKVIEAEEKQFARVIAIGAREWDRVLTRRMVDKIQAQFDLFFGAQAILPPEIAAKMTEQIKDATGQEMTHLKFTQFEPLVREGLPPGVAKALAEQFKSLDAKKAEVSGREAFHVYETFGLPLDFMMDAARDRDVIFDVEGFESAKAEEQARARASWKGGSQKSASPVFRDLAKTDFLGYKQLNANDAEVLAIVKDGAGVPSAKAGDQVEVVLDHTSFYGDSGGQVGDTGWFTSTDGNTTIAEITGCVLPVQGVRAHKAILKQDIAVGDHVNTVVDGARRDNIKRNHTGTHLLHAALRQVLGTHVKQAGSAVHADRLRFDFSHFAQVADEELQEIEDIVNREVLANAKVETLVDVPIDVAVNEYHAMALFGEKYGDKVRVVKLSDGFSTELCGGTHTAATGEIGLLKLTGESAVSSGVRRVEAISGLVSLSTFRRDFEVAKLAGQYVPSVDNLTEGLRAKFASQEDELKRLRRELEEARMKSAAGGLDDAVSRATDVKGVKVLTHRADSLERGQLRTLVDNLKQKLGEGVVVLASAQPEGKVAIIAGVTPGLIKRIQAGKLVGAVAKFVGGSGGGKPDIAEAGGKDQSQIDAALQAAPNAVSDLLG, encoded by the coding sequence ATGCAATTCCGCACGGGAAACGAAATTCGCGAGCTGTTTCTGCGCTTCTTTGAGACCAAGGGGCACCGCCGTGTGCACTCTTCGTCGCTGGTGCCTGCCAACGATCCCACGCTGCTCTTCACCAACGCGGGGATGAACCAGTTTAAGGACCTCTTCCTGGGCGCCGAAAAGCGCGAATATTCACGCGCCACCACGAGCCAGAAATGCGTCCGCGCCGGCGGCAAGCACAACGACCTTGAGAACGTCGGCTTTACCCGCCGTCATCACACCTTCTTCGAGATGCTGGGCAACTTCAGCTTCGGCGATTACTTCAAGCGCGACGCCATCGCCTACGCCTGGGAACTCGTCACCAGTGAACAGTGGATGGGCATCCCCAAAGAACGCCTCTACGTCACTATCTTCGAAGGCGCTGACGGCGTTCCGCGCGACGACGAAGCTGAGAAATTCTGGATGGAAACTGGCGTCCCCAAAGAGCGTATCTTCCAGTACGGCCTCAAGGACAACTTCTGGCAGATGGGCGAAACCGGCCCCTGCGGGCCCTGCTCCGAAATCTTCTACGACATGGGCATCGAAGCCGCGGAAACCCCCGGCGTCGATCTCCCCTTCGGCAAAGACGAAGCCCGCTATGTAGAAATCTGGAACCTCGTCTTCATGCAGTTCGACCGCTCCGCCGTGGCCGACGCGCTAGGCAAGACCAGCAGCTACAAGCTGACGCCCCTCCCAAAGCCCTCCATCGACACCGGCATGGGCCTCGAGCGCGTAGCCGCTGTGCTGCAAGGGAAAGTCACAAACTTTGAGACAGATCTGTTTGTCCCGCTCATTAAGAAGGCAGCAGAACTCACGAACTTCTACCACAACCCGTTAGCAACATCTGGCGGTCTTCCGGTTCGCGACATGGCGGAGATTCAAGAGGACGCATTGGTACAAAACGCGAGTCTTCGAATCATTTCGGATCATGCTCGTGCCGCCGCTTTTCTAATCAACGATGGCGTATTGCCATCGAATGAAGGTCGCGGCTACGTCCTCCGCAAGATCCTCCGTCGCGGTATCCGTCATGGCCGCCTCCTCGGCCAGGAAAAGCCATTCCTCAATCAAATGGTCTTCGCTGTCCGCGATCTCATGCAGGGCGCCTATCCCGAGCTGATCGATTCTGCTTCGCGGGTGGCCAAGGTCATCGAAGCCGAAGAGAAACAATTCGCGAGGGTAATCGCCATCGGCGCTCGCGAGTGGGATAGAGTTTTAACCCGCAGGATGGTCGATAAGATTCAAGCACAGTTCGACCTATTCTTTGGTGCTCAAGCGATCCTCCCTCCTGAAATCGCGGCGAAGATGACCGAGCAGATAAAGGACGCCACTGGTCAGGAGATGACCCATCTGAAATTCACCCAGTTTGAGCCATTGGTTAGAGAGGGCCTACCGCCCGGCGTGGCAAAGGCACTGGCGGAGCAATTCAAAAGCCTTGATGCCAAGAAAGCGGAAGTTTCTGGACGCGAAGCTTTTCATGTCTATGAGACATTCGGTCTACCGCTCGATTTTATGATGGATGCAGCCCGAGATAGAGATGTGATATTCGATGTTGAAGGGTTTGAGAGCGCCAAGGCCGAAGAACAAGCCCGCGCCCGCGCCAGCTGGAAAGGCGGCAGCCAGAAATCCGCCAGCCCCGTCTTCCGCGACCTAGCCAAGACCGACTTTCTGGGCTACAAGCAGCTCAACGCCAATGACGCCGAAGTCCTCGCCATCGTGAAAGACGGCGCCGGCGTGCCCTCCGCCAAGGCCGGCGACCAGGTCGAAGTCGTCCTCGACCACACCAGCTTCTACGGCGACTCAGGCGGCCAGGTCGGCGACACCGGCTGGTTCACCTCCACCGACGGCAACACTACCATCGCCGAAATCACCGGTTGTGTTCTCCCGGTCCAGGGAGTGCGTGCCCATAAGGCCATCCTCAAGCAAGACATCGCTGTAGGCGATCACGTCAACACCGTCGTCGATGGCGCACGTCGCGACAACATCAAGCGCAACCACACCGGCACCCACCTGCTTCACGCCGCTTTGCGCCAGGTTCTCGGCACCCACGTCAAGCAGGCCGGCTCCGCCGTGCACGCTGACCGTCTCCGCTTTGACTTCTCTCACTTCGCCCAGGTCGCCGACGAAGAACTCCAGGAGATCGAAGACATCGTCAACCGCGAAGTCCTCGCCAACGCCAAGGTCGAGACACTCGTCGACGTGCCCATCGATGTGGCCGTCAACGAGTACCACGCCATGGCTCTCTTCGGTGAGAAGTACGGCGATAAAGTCCGCGTCGTGAAGTTGTCCGACGGCTTCTCAACTGAACTCTGCGGCGGCACCCACACCGCCGCCACCGGCGAAATCGGCCTGCTCAAGCTGACCGGTGAAAGCGCCGTCTCCTCCGGCGTTCGCCGCGTCGAAGCCATCAGCGGACTAGTCTCGCTCTCGACCTTCCGCCGCGACTTTGAAGTAGCGAAACTCGCCGGGCAGTACGTTCCTTCAGTTGACAACCTGACGGAAGGCCTCCGCGCCAAATTCGCTTCCCAGGAGGACGAACTGAAGCGCCTGCGCCGCGAGCTGGAAGAAGCCCGCATGAAGTCTGCAGCTGGCGGTCTCGACGACGCAGTGAGCCGCGCAACGGACGTGAAGGGCGTAAAAGTCCTCACCCACCGCGCCGATTCTCTCGAACGCGGACAACTGCGTACGCTCGTCGACAACCTCAAGCAGAAGCTTGGCGAGGGTGTAGTGGTGCTCGCCTCTGCTCAGCCCGAAGGCAAAGTCGCCATCATTGCCGGAGTCACGCCGGGCCTGATCAAGCGCATTCAGGCCGGTAAACTAGTCGGCGCGGTTGCAAAATTCGTAGGCGGTTCCGGCGGCGGCAAGCCCGACATCGCCGAAGCCGGCGGCAAAGATCAGTCGCAGATCGACGCTGCTCTCCAAGCCGCTCCCAATGCCGTCTCCGACCTTCTCGGCTAA
- a CDS encoding regulatory protein RecX — MKPKPHLNESGLYDYAIKALGRHMRTEVELRRLMRMRVEPGDRGDAIIATTIARLKENGYLDDAAYAEIYARLRQQNEKLGQRRVSQSLTQKGVSKQIVTEAVGARYADTDEETLARQHLERKRIRKPTNEKETARVMRRLIAAGFSTSVIYKILRQWNVPDESLSALDNLEEDTPTE; from the coding sequence GTGAAGCCCAAGCCGCACCTCAATGAATCCGGCCTGTACGACTACGCCATCAAGGCTCTCGGCCGCCACATGCGCACCGAGGTGGAACTCCGCCGCCTCATGCGCATGCGCGTCGAGCCCGGCGATCGCGGCGATGCCATCATTGCCACAACCATCGCACGCCTCAAGGAAAACGGCTACCTCGACGACGCCGCCTACGCCGAAATCTACGCCCGCCTTCGCCAGCAGAATGAAAAGCTTGGCCAGCGCCGTGTCAGCCAGTCCCTGACGCAGAAAGGCGTCTCAAAGCAGATCGTCACCGAAGCCGTCGGAGCCCGCTACGCCGATACCGACGAAGAAACCCTCGCCCGCCAGCACCTTGAACGCAAACGCATCCGTAAACCGACGAATGAAAAAGAAACGGCCCGCGTGATGCGCCGCCTGATAGCCGCCGGTTTCTCCACGAGCGTCATCTACAAGATTCTCCGCCAGTGGAACGTCCCCGACGAATCCCTCTCCGCCCTGGACAACCTCGAAGAAGACACACCGACGGAATAA
- a CDS encoding S9 family peptidase has product MHKAIIALLLATTFAEAQPAKRPMTFEDMMHIKRLGSTAVSPDGKWLGYSVSTVDLEKNTKTTELWLQPIAQSSEKGGDPIKLAVGQPGDDGLQFAPDNKHILFLSSRELASQQVYTADFDAATGAASNVRHASANWDGVDNARWAPDSQSIAYTAEVYPDCPAIVDNDFATGDRCNMDRDTALRDSKVKAQIFTHLMYRHWNRFTDDKRTHLFLIDVASGAVRDLVPNNPHDVPTDYPTDPLGCGCAFSPDSKELAITFKDVPDEAVSTNSDIFTVDLTNPNAKPVKVSTSPGGDMSPAYSPDGKYLAWRSQLRPGYESDRFRLLLYDRATKTARDLLPKFDNWVDEFAWSPRSPNIYFTSGNRGEVDLYFVNVDGTGAAINLGVTGPELYADGAEFSGIIPVPHKFEMPTFGVPEQIIATRMKADSPSEAVVLWPGGTSSKPKGQPVDVDDSMDALSRRVTHLNDALLAQLDQAPLESFWFPAADGTKVQGFLIKPPAFDPNKKYPVKFLIHGGPQGAWGDSWSYRWNAELFAANGYVVIMINPGGSTGYGQAFVDRVNGDWGGKPFTDLMIGLTYAEQHYPFIDKTRECALGASYGGYMANWVLGHTNRFKCIVSHDGMYNAESAFGTTEEDWFNQWEFKGNPWDYYGKPDSENPFRKWSPSLSAKNFKTPTLVVHGQLDYRLDVSEGYQLFDTLQLLHVPSKMLYFPDEGHWVLKPQNSQLWYKTVNDWVDQWTKEAGK; this is encoded by the coding sequence ATGCATAAAGCCATCATCGCCCTCCTCCTTGCGACCACGTTTGCCGAAGCCCAGCCAGCCAAGCGCCCCATGACCTTCGAAGACATGATGCACATCAAGCGTCTCGGCTCAACAGCCGTCTCCCCTGATGGCAAATGGCTAGGCTACAGCGTCTCCACCGTCGATCTGGAAAAGAACACGAAGACAACGGAGCTGTGGCTACAGCCAATCGCCCAATCGTCGGAAAAAGGTGGAGACCCCATCAAGCTAGCCGTCGGGCAGCCTGGCGACGATGGCCTCCAATTCGCCCCCGACAACAAACACATCCTCTTCCTCTCCAGCCGCGAACTCGCCTCGCAGCAGGTCTACACCGCCGACTTCGACGCCGCCACTGGCGCCGCCTCCAACGTCCGTCATGCATCCGCCAACTGGGACGGCGTCGATAACGCCAGATGGGCGCCCGACTCGCAGTCCATCGCCTACACAGCCGAGGTCTACCCCGACTGCCCCGCTATCGTCGACAACGACTTCGCCACTGGCGATCGCTGCAACATGGATCGCGACACAGCTCTTCGCGACAGCAAAGTCAAAGCCCAGATCTTCACCCATCTGATGTATCGCCACTGGAACCGTTTTACCGACGACAAGCGCACGCACCTGTTTCTCATTGACGTGGCCAGCGGCGCCGTGCGCGACCTCGTGCCGAACAACCCTCACGACGTTCCCACCGACTATCCGACCGACCCGCTGGGCTGCGGCTGCGCCTTCTCGCCCGATTCAAAGGAACTGGCGATCACATTCAAGGATGTCCCCGACGAAGCCGTCAGTACAAACTCCGACATCTTCACCGTAGACCTCACCAACCCCAACGCCAAGCCGGTGAAAGTGAGCACGAGTCCCGGCGGCGATATGAGCCCCGCCTACTCCCCCGACGGCAAATACCTGGCCTGGCGCAGCCAACTCCGCCCCGGCTACGAAAGCGACAGATTCCGCCTCCTGCTCTACGACCGCGCCACCAAGACAGCGAGAGATCTGCTGCCCAAGTTCGACAACTGGGTGGATGAGTTCGCATGGAGCCCAAGGTCGCCCAACATCTACTTCACAAGCGGTAATCGCGGAGAGGTAGATCTTTACTTTGTAAATGTCGATGGAACTGGGGCAGCAATAAACCTCGGAGTGACCGGGCCAGAGCTGTACGCCGACGGGGCGGAGTTCAGCGGAATAATTCCCGTACCCCACAAATTCGAGATGCCGACATTCGGCGTCCCCGAACAAATCATCGCAACAAGGATGAAGGCAGATTCACCAAGTGAAGCCGTGGTCCTTTGGCCGGGAGGCACGAGTTCCAAACCCAAAGGTCAGCCAGTCGATGTGGACGATTCTATGGACGCTCTATCGAGGAGAGTTACCCATCTCAACGACGCTCTCCTCGCCCAACTCGATCAAGCCCCGCTCGAATCCTTCTGGTTCCCGGCCGCCGACGGCACCAAGGTTCAGGGCTTCCTCATCAAGCCCCCCGCCTTCGACCCCAACAAGAAATACCCCGTCAAGTTCCTCATCCACGGCGGCCCGCAAGGCGCATGGGGCGACTCCTGGTCCTACCGCTGGAACGCAGAACTCTTCGCCGCCAACGGCTATGTCGTCATCATGATCAATCCCGGCGGGTCAACGGGCTACGGCCAGGCCTTCGTCGATCGCGTCAACGGCGACTGGGGCGGCAAGCCTTTCACCGACCTCATGATCGGCCTCACCTACGCCGAGCAGCACTACCCCTTCATCGATAAAACCCGCGAGTGCGCGCTCGGCGCCAGCTACGGCGGCTACATGGCCAACTGGGTTCTCGGCCACACCAACCGCTTCAAATGCATCGTCTCTCACGATGGAATGTACAACGCTGAATCCGCCTTCGGCACAACTGAAGAAGACTGGTTCAACCAGTGGGAATTCAAAGGCAATCCCTGGGACTACTACGGCAAACCGGACAGCGAGAATCCCTTCCGCAAGTGGTCCCCCTCGCTCTCCGCCAAGAACTTCAAGACACCAACGCTAGTAGTCCACGGCCAGCTCGATTACCGCCTCGACGTCAGCGAAGGCTACCAGCTCTTCGACACCCTTCAACTCCTTCACGTCCCCAGCAAAATGCTCTACTTCCCCGACGAAGGCCACTGGGTCCTCAAGCCCCAAAACTCCCAGCTCTGGTACAAAACCGTAAATGACTGGGTCGACCAATGGACGAAAGAAGCGGGCAAATAG
- a CDS encoding class I SAM-dependent methyltransferase has translation MSSNLIRSLKNSSKMLLRSVFEAGQRIGVDILPRHFYSEIPDIHALKISSEWKKPRSFVGIPGDVEKQIAWVDQSTASYRSSLKRFEIHADAVRTNGSNEGYGEVEADFLYCFVRAHRPAKIVQIGSGVSTAVCLRAAKDEGYSPRIICIEPYPTEFLKRESAAGRIELVPKKVEDVGAECASWVSAGDLFFVDSSHTLAPAGEVNLIVFEMLPRLAPGTFIHFHDIYFPYDYNPDTLSTALFFQHETALFYAFLLMNEQFEILGSLALLHHQRLSDMMRCFPDMKPMKFDQGLTVEMGQFPSSIFLRRVR, from the coding sequence CTGCTGCGATCGGTATTTGAAGCGGGCCAGCGAATCGGCGTGGACATCCTTCCGCGGCATTTTTATTCAGAGATTCCAGACATTCACGCTTTGAAAATTTCTTCGGAGTGGAAGAAGCCGCGCAGTTTTGTCGGGATTCCGGGCGACGTCGAGAAGCAGATCGCCTGGGTGGATCAAAGTACGGCGAGCTATCGGTCGAGTTTAAAGAGATTTGAAATTCATGCCGACGCGGTGCGGACGAACGGGAGCAACGAAGGATACGGAGAGGTGGAGGCAGATTTCCTTTACTGCTTTGTGCGCGCACATCGACCCGCAAAGATCGTGCAGATTGGTTCCGGCGTTTCCACGGCGGTTTGTCTGCGTGCCGCGAAAGATGAAGGGTACAGCCCGCGAATAATCTGCATCGAACCGTATCCAACGGAGTTCCTCAAGCGCGAAAGTGCAGCGGGCAGAATCGAGCTGGTGCCGAAAAAGGTAGAGGATGTGGGTGCGGAGTGCGCCAGCTGGGTAAGTGCGGGCGACCTGTTCTTCGTTGACTCAAGTCATACGCTTGCGCCTGCGGGTGAAGTGAATCTGATTGTCTTCGAGATGCTGCCAAGGTTGGCGCCGGGGACTTTTATTCATTTCCACGACATTTATTTTCCTTACGACTACAATCCCGACACGCTTTCGACGGCGCTGTTCTTTCAGCATGAGACGGCGCTGTTCTACGCGTTCCTGCTGATGAATGAGCAATTCGAGATTCTGGGATCGCTTGCGCTGCTGCACCATCAGCGCTTGAGTGACATGATGCGCTGCTTCCCTGATATGAAGCCGATGAAGTTCGACCAGGGACTGACCGTGGAGATGGGTCAGTTCCCCAGTTCGATTTTTCTTCGTCGCGTGCGGTGA
- a CDS encoding antibiotic biosynthesis monooxygenase → MEGSHKFALLALLEAKPGKEKEVEEFLKSAQPLAVRETGTSTWYAVKLAPNKFGIFDTFRQEEGRDAHLNGEIAKALMAKAGELLAKPPQIEKLEILAAKAPGA, encoded by the coding sequence TTGGAGGGTAGTCATAAATTCGCACTGCTTGCGCTGCTCGAAGCCAAGCCCGGAAAAGAGAAGGAAGTTGAGGAGTTTCTGAAGTCGGCGCAACCGCTGGCGGTGCGGGAGACGGGCACCAGCACCTGGTATGCGGTGAAGCTGGCGCCGAACAAATTCGGCATCTTCGACACCTTCAGGCAGGAAGAGGGCCGTGACGCGCACCTAAACGGCGAGATTGCCAAGGCGCTGATGGCCAAGGCAGGCGAGCTGCTGGCCAAGCCTCCGCAGATTGAGAAGCTGGAGATTCTGGCTGCGAAGGCGCCGGGCGCTTAG
- a CDS encoding histidine kinase dimerization/phospho-acceptor domain-containing protein, with product MPDSYHLPALVLTVLLLPAFFQLYLRFRDAWTLLWFLGFFFAAIRMLQFYNLGAWNYSNTETHPWIAAVGQTSILISSALFLASLAPLGFRVGKIRILYAIPFAIPLVAYAFLIYGLYGGGTPGGLPFLIFPALGALSLFAGCAWAISFRGIPRGIPLALCIVLGAAGLWICVRVGGAWPLTFVECATHFVTAMLVFYVFRRVSPGTILASLGFLGWSLNIGQTLPFMHQGEPGIWVIRAIAMSKVVAAIGMILLALEDQLAINQTGQLRERHAREEMEAYARLNLARRRVEDFDRQAATVCQAIVSNSRFHQAALVLLQNTGHYRLAGAAGFDDATINALDALATRIPVSGFLDSGSQAAVEHSLAINLDLTPFLVPGDDLTRLKLTTVHAIPLRGRTSTEGALFLTGIEDPSKPVSAVDLLPLEVLASRLQSVRGQTMMLEKLVESEKFVGLGQLAGNVTRQLNNPLTVILGYASLLDETEDLNPQAHKAIEAILNEARHMRLTLESLARMSRPQGDQVAAISVTELLNDLEQLHRSEFVQRSIDFRVHISPALPRVLGNAQQVRQAVLYCLQFAMDAVERLDTTNEKTVRLEAVAENNQVQILVAHSGSRFPVPARAFDPFIPEPAGDESSSLGLSMCASILRENNGKASALNFEPRGAGILLELQAA from the coding sequence ATGCCCGACAGCTACCACCTTCCGGCTCTTGTTCTCACGGTGCTGTTGCTGCCCGCCTTCTTCCAGCTCTATCTGCGTTTTCGCGATGCCTGGACCCTCCTCTGGTTCCTCGGCTTCTTCTTTGCCGCCATCCGCATGCTTCAGTTCTACAACCTGGGTGCATGGAATTACTCCAACACTGAAACTCATCCCTGGATCGCGGCCGTTGGCCAAACCTCCATTCTCATTAGCTCCGCCCTGTTCCTCGCCTCGCTCGCTCCCCTCGGTTTCCGCGTTGGCAAAATCCGCATACTCTACGCCATCCCCTTCGCGATCCCCCTCGTAGCCTACGCCTTCCTTATCTATGGACTGTATGGCGGTGGCACCCCCGGCGGTTTGCCGTTCCTCATCTTCCCGGCCCTCGGCGCGCTCTCGCTCTTTGCAGGATGTGCCTGGGCGATCTCGTTTCGCGGCATTCCTCGCGGCATCCCGCTCGCTCTATGCATCGTTCTCGGCGCCGCCGGTCTGTGGATCTGCGTTCGCGTTGGAGGCGCTTGGCCTCTTACCTTCGTTGAGTGCGCTACCCACTTCGTCACTGCGATGCTGGTCTTCTACGTCTTCCGGCGCGTCTCTCCCGGAACCATCCTCGCCAGCCTCGGCTTTTTGGGCTGGTCCCTCAACATAGGTCAAACTCTTCCATTCATGCATCAAGGCGAGCCTGGAATCTGGGTCATCCGCGCCATCGCCATGTCCAAGGTCGTCGCCGCCATCGGCATGATCCTTCTGGCCCTCGAAGACCAGCTTGCCATCAACCAGACCGGCCAGCTTCGCGAGCGCCATGCCCGTGAGGAGATGGAAGCCTACGCGCGCCTCAATCTTGCCCGGCGCCGTGTCGAAGACTTCGACCGCCAGGCCGCTACCGTGTGCCAGGCCATCGTCTCCAATAGCCGCTTCCACCAGGCCGCTCTCGTTCTCCTGCAGAACACCGGTCACTACCGCCTCGCCGGCGCCGCCGGGTTTGACGATGCCACCATTAACGCCCTCGACGCCCTCGCTACCCGCATCCCCGTCTCCGGCTTCCTCGACTCGGGCTCTCAAGCAGCCGTCGAACACAGCCTCGCCATCAACCTCGATCTCACCCCGTTTCTCGTTCCTGGCGACGATCTCACCCGCCTCAAGCTCACCACCGTGCATGCCATTCCCTTGCGTGGCAGAACTTCAACCGAAGGAGCACTCTTCCTTACCGGAATCGAGGACCCGTCGAAGCCTGTCAGCGCCGTCGATCTTCTCCCCCTCGAAGTCCTCGCCTCCCGCCTGCAATCCGTGCGCGGCCAGACGATGATGCTCGAGAAGCTTGTCGAATCTGAAAAGTTCGTTGGCCTCGGTCAGCTCGCCGGCAACGTCACCCGCCAGCTCAACAACCCGCTCACCGTGATCCTTGGCTACGCATCGCTGCTCGACGAGACCGAAGACCTCAATCCTCAGGCCCACAAGGCCATCGAGGCCATCCTCAATGAGGCACGCCACATGCGTCTCACCCTTGAGAGCCTCGCCCGCATGTCGCGCCCTCAGGGCGATCAGGTAGCTGCTATCTCCGTCACGGAACTTCTCAACGACCTCGAACAGCTTCACCGCTCCGAATTCGTCCAGCGCTCTATCGACTTCCGCGTCCATATCTCGCCCGCCCTGCCCCGCGTTCTCGGCAACGCCCAGCAGGTTCGACAGGCCGTCCTCTACTGCCTCCAGTTCGCCATGGACGCAGTCGAGCGGCTCGACACCACCAACGAAAAGACCGTCCGTCTTGAAGCCGTCGCCGAAAACAATCAGGTACAGATCCTCGTAGCCCACTCCGGCTCCAGATTCCCCGTCCCCGCCCGCGCCTTCGATCCCTTCATCCCCGAACCCGCCGGCGACGAATCCTCCAGCCTTGGCCTGAGCATGTGCGCCAGCATCCTCCGCGAAAACAACGGCAAAGCCTCCGCCCTGAACTTCGAACCCAGAGGCGCCGGCATCCTGTTAGAACTCCAAGCCGCCTAA